A genomic stretch from Petrimonas mucosa includes:
- a CDS encoding RNA-binding S4 domain-containing protein, with translation MDEVRIDKWLWAVRIFKTRTAAAEACKKGRVMIGDLPVKPSRMIRTGDVVQVRKPPVTFSFKVLGLTDKRMGAKLVPQFMENVTPPEQYEILELNKISGFVDRQRGTGRPTKKERRDLEQFTDMFDFDELDWDD, from the coding sequence ATGGATGAAGTTCGTATCGATAAGTGGCTGTGGGCTGTGCGGATTTTCAAAACCCGTACCGCAGCGGCGGAGGCGTGCAAGAAGGGTCGCGTGATGATCGGCGACCTCCCGGTGAAGCCCTCGAGGATGATCCGTACAGGAGATGTTGTGCAGGTGCGAAAACCACCGGTCACCTTCTCGTTCAAGGTGTTGGGGCTGACCGATAAACGGATGGGCGCAAAACTGGTTCCGCAATTCATGGAAAATGTCACCCCGCCCGAGCAGTATGAGATTCTGGAACTGAACAAGATCAGCGGGTTTGTCGACCGGCAGCGCGGTACAGGACGTCCCACCAAAAAAGAGCGGCGCGACCTGGAACAGTTTACCGATATGTTCGATTTCGACGAATTGGACTGGGACGATTAG
- a CDS encoding glycosyl hydrolase, giving the protein MKTYVVRRTTIVLAIFPLLFSLVVASCNRTGSSRDVTEAEFRNPGREHYPETWYHFIGGNVSKAGITADLEAIAAAGISGIQFFHGQFGGAWPGVDPQIGALSEDWDELVQWTAEECKRLNLRFTMQNCPGWSYAGGPWIEPENSMRHLVFSRTDLTGGATTDTILSNPRGSEEPWRDYRDLFVIAFPTPEGDTGERLIPSTVTANRSDLAWRDCLVDQKPLILAPSAEEPATIDITFPQQVTLRTVEFPPIDSYSHAWVYEPGVKVTLYANLPGGERREVAFIDMPPANWQDDMPVSIACEEVRSDSYRIEIANLHEMTLRYINFYSAARQQNWESEAAWTLRRIVREPYPRQDSRAWVDPATVRDITDRMDANGKLIWDVPAGEWTILRIGHVNTGQKNGPAPAEATGWEATKLHPDGIRTNFNGYIGRLIRDDGVLNGGLLQGVLLDSWECKRQTWTPGLDELFGQKWSYPLHPMLPALFGYVLENPENTARFLRDWRVTLNDLLVENFFGEMKRLANEHGLTVSFETASGDVFPGDILEYYKHADIPMCEFWQPRSDSFVGSIEFKPVKPAVSAARGYGKKRVAAEAFTSFELTWNEHPRFLKDFADDHFARGVTHLVFHTYTHNPRTDFLPPGSSFGTGIGTPFLRLQTWWQHMPGFTDYLARCNYMLEAGRPVSDVLMYLGDEQNHKPLQNLPFPEGYSYDYCNPDILLNRLSVRDGQLVTPEGISYRLLWLYDCKRMLPETLEKIASLVEAGAIVAGDPPAGLATLSGGDVARRRFDMAVRKLWGDGSQEQLTLGKGRVYSTSDIARVLETEEILPDLAARSPKLRWLHRQTGQSDIYFLSMPPEEGYSGVVAFRVSGNVEMWDPMTGEIFALPSRTLGGYTEVEVDIPAGNSCFLRISREKSVKPVKQPVSIPVAHLGQAAWKIHFPEGWGVEQSPVTIDRLQPWKELPLTDEGKAFSGTAAYETTFRLDRIEESSAYFLDLGRVEMIARVTVNGRDAGRRWSSPYLLEITGYLQEGENSLRVEVTSTWFNRLVYDAGLPEAERKTWTIEGPRPDLPLKEYGLLGPVTIVRTGQPQ; this is encoded by the coding sequence ATGAAAACATATGTTGTTCGCCGGACAACCATTGTCCTGGCGATCTTCCCGCTTTTGTTCAGCCTTGTTGTTGCATCCTGCAACAGAACAGGATCCAGTCGGGATGTCACTGAAGCGGAGTTCCGCAATCCTGGAAGGGAGCATTATCCCGAAACCTGGTACCATTTTATTGGCGGTAACGTCTCCAAGGCTGGAATAACTGCCGATCTCGAGGCAATCGCCGCTGCCGGGATCTCCGGTATCCAGTTCTTTCATGGTCAGTTTGGCGGCGCATGGCCCGGTGTGGATCCGCAGATAGGGGCCTTGAGTGAAGATTGGGACGAGCTGGTACAATGGACCGCGGAGGAGTGCAAACGGTTGAATCTGCGCTTTACCATGCAGAATTGCCCCGGATGGTCGTATGCCGGGGGACCGTGGATCGAGCCGGAGAACTCCATGCGCCATCTGGTATTCTCCCGGACCGATCTCACCGGTGGAGCCACGACCGACACCATCCTGTCCAACCCCCGCGGTAGTGAGGAGCCATGGCGCGACTACCGCGACCTGTTCGTGATCGCCTTTCCCACACCCGAGGGAGATACCGGTGAACGGTTGATTCCATCCACAGTTACAGCTAACCGGTCCGACCTGGCCTGGCGTGACTGCCTGGTAGATCAAAAACCGCTGATCCTCGCTCCATCGGCAGAGGAGCCTGCCACAATCGATATCACCTTTCCCCAGCAGGTCACCCTGCGGACCGTCGAGTTTCCCCCCATCGACTCCTATTCCCATGCCTGGGTCTATGAACCGGGGGTGAAGGTAACCCTCTATGCCAACCTGCCCGGTGGCGAACGACGTGAGGTTGCCTTTATCGACATGCCGCCAGCCAACTGGCAGGACGATATGCCCGTTTCGATCGCCTGTGAAGAGGTGAGATCCGACTCCTACCGGATCGAGATCGCCAACCTCCATGAGATGACTCTCCGCTACATCAACTTTTACTCTGCAGCCCGTCAGCAGAACTGGGAGTCGGAGGCTGCATGGACGTTAAGACGGATCGTGAGGGAGCCCTATCCCCGGCAAGATTCCCGTGCCTGGGTAGATCCCGCCACGGTGAGAGATATAACCGACCGGATGGATGCAAACGGAAAACTGATCTGGGATGTTCCTGCCGGAGAGTGGACCATCCTCCGTATCGGCCATGTCAACACCGGCCAGAAGAACGGGCCGGCACCCGCCGAGGCGACAGGCTGGGAGGCCACAAAACTTCATCCCGACGGCATCCGGACCAATTTCAATGGCTATATCGGCCGGCTGATCAGGGATGATGGCGTGCTCAATGGAGGATTACTGCAGGGCGTCCTGCTCGACAGCTGGGAGTGCAAACGGCAAACCTGGACCCCCGGTCTGGATGAGCTCTTCGGGCAGAAGTGGAGCTATCCGCTCCATCCCATGCTGCCTGCCCTGTTCGGATATGTCCTGGAGAATCCTGAAAATACCGCCCGATTCCTGCGCGACTGGCGGGTGACCCTGAACGATCTGCTGGTAGAGAATTTCTTCGGCGAGATGAAGCGGCTGGCCAATGAGCATGGGCTGACAGTCTCGTTCGAGACCGCCTCGGGCGATGTCTTCCCCGGTGATATCCTGGAGTATTACAAGCATGCCGACATTCCGATGTGCGAGTTCTGGCAGCCACGTTCCGACTCCTTTGTGGGAAGCATCGAATTCAAGCCGGTAAAGCCGGCGGTATCCGCCGCCAGAGGCTACGGCAAAAAACGGGTGGCCGCCGAAGCGTTCACCTCGTTCGAACTTACCTGGAATGAGCATCCCCGATTTCTGAAGGATTTTGCCGACGACCATTTTGCCCGCGGGGTGACCCACCTGGTGTTCCACACCTATACCCACAATCCGAGAACCGACTTCCTGCCGCCCGGTTCTTCGTTCGGGACCGGAATCGGGACCCCGTTTCTGCGCCTGCAGACCTGGTGGCAACACATGCCCGGTTTCACCGACTACCTGGCCAGGTGTAACTACATGCTGGAAGCGGGCAGGCCGGTATCTGACGTTTTGATGTACCTGGGTGACGAGCAGAATCACAAACCGCTCCAGAATCTTCCCTTCCCCGAGGGGTACTCTTATGACTATTGCAATCCCGACATATTGCTGAATCGCCTGTCGGTTCGTGACGGCCAGCTGGTCACTCCCGAAGGAATCAGCTACCGTCTGCTCTGGCTGTACGACTGCAAGCGGATGTTGCCCGAAACCCTGGAGAAGATTGCTTCGCTTGTCGAGGCCGGAGCGATCGTTGCCGGCGATCCTCCTGCTGGTCTCGCCACCTTGAGCGGAGGTGACGTTGCCCGGCGGAGGTTCGACATGGCAGTCAGGAAACTCTGGGGAGACGGTTCGCAGGAGCAGCTTACCCTGGGAAAAGGAAGGGTATACTCCACATCCGATATTGCCCGGGTGCTGGAGACAGAGGAGATCCTGCCCGATCTGGCGGCCCGCTCACCGAAGCTTCGCTGGCTGCACCGGCAGACCGGCCAGTCCGACATCTATTTCCTTTCGATGCCTCCTGAAGAGGGGTATAGCGGAGTCGTGGCCTTCCGTGTGTCGGGAAATGTAGAGATGTGGGATCCCATGACTGGCGAGATCTTTGCCCTCCCCTCCCGTACCTTGGGCGGTTATACTGAAGTTGAGGTGGATATTCCAGCCGGGAACTCCTGCTTCCTGAGGATCAGCAGAGAAAAATCGGTGAAACCGGTGAAACAGCCGGTATCCATTCCGGTTGCCCACCTTGGCCAGGCCGCCTGGAAGATCCACTTCCCCGAAGGATGGGGCGTGGAGCAGTCGCCAGTGACTATCGACCGGTTGCAGCCCTGGAAGGAGCTTCCGCTGACGGATGAGGGAAAAGCTTTCTCCGGAACTGCCGCCTATGAAACCACCTTCCGGCTGGACCGGATTGAGGAGAGCAGCGCCTACTTTCTTGATCTGGGCAGGGTGGAGATGATCGCCCGGGTAACGGTAAACGGCAGGGATGCGGGCAGGCGCTGGAGTTCTCCCTACCTGCTGGAGATCACCGGCTACCTACAGGAGGGTGAGAATAGCCTCCGGGTGGAGGTCACCAGCACCTGGTTCAACCGCCTGGTCTACGACGCCGGTCTGCCCGAAGCAGAGCGGAAGACCTGGACCATTGAGGGTCCCCGACCGGATCTCCCGTTAAAGGAGTATGGTCTCCTCGGTCCGGTTACCATTGTACGTACCGGCCAACCGCAATGA
- a CDS encoding Maf-like protein: protein MSIANYRLILASNSPRRKELLSGIDIGYEVRTLPDIDESYGDDLSPEQVAEFLAGKKASAYMSQLKEDELLITADTIVLLDGKVYGKPTDNAGAKEMLRELSGQTHRVITGVCLTSLTKQVTFSEVTRVTFADLSEEEIAYYVEKYSPMDKAGAYGVQEWIGYVAVKKIEGSYFNVMGLPIHRLYEELKSGFGYRVTE, encoded by the coding sequence ATGTCAATTGCAAATTATCGTCTGATTCTCGCCTCCAATTCCCCCCGGCGAAAAGAGCTTCTCTCCGGTATCGATATCGGATATGAAGTGAGAACATTACCCGATATAGATGAATCGTACGGCGACGATCTCTCTCCCGAGCAGGTGGCAGAGTTCCTCGCGGGGAAGAAAGCATCGGCCTATATGTCGCAACTGAAGGAGGATGAACTCCTTATCACGGCCGACACCATTGTGTTGCTCGATGGAAAGGTCTACGGGAAACCGACCGACAATGCCGGGGCAAAAGAGATGCTCCGCGAGCTTTCCGGACAGACGCACCGGGTCATTACCGGTGTCTGCCTCACCTCATTGACCAAACAGGTAACCTTCTCCGAAGTTACCCGGGTGACCTTTGCCGACCTGTCGGAGGAGGAGATTGCATACTACGTGGAAAAATACAGCCCGATGGACAAGGCGGGCGCCTACGGTGTGCAGGAGTGGATCGGCTACGTGGCGGTGAAAAAGATCGAAGGCTCCTACTTTAACGTGATGGGTTTGCCTATCCACCGCCTTTATGAAGAGTTGAAATCGGGTTTCGGCTATCGGGTTACCGAATAA
- a CDS encoding aspartate kinase: MLTVEKIGGTSMSQFQDVLQNIIKGNRKGDEYYNRIFVVSAYNNVTNWLLEHKKTGEPGIYNKFLRGEDYSSALDSFCQRLLLINDGFADIGLDLKEARDFIRFRIDQAKTLLYSLGKVLASGYVNMADIHLAAREILASIGEAHSGWNSVNILNNNGINARFIDLCGFNDNEPLTIDQRIHREFAGVDFSNIVCVATGYTKGTEGIMRAFDRGYSEVTFSKIAVEVKADEAVIHKEYHLSSADPKIVGVENSIPVGQTNYIIADQLADIGMEAIHPKAAKPLELAGINIRIKNTFEPEHPGTLISRDYVSPEPRVEIVSGSRKVIAVEIHDPMMVGEVGYDARIMHYFQKHNVSYILKSTNANSITMVIWDNERASELIRVLKEVFYQVTVKPAAIICAMGTNIAMPGFLYRAAKALHEKGINVESFAQSLMQVNMQFVISREHYEEGVIALNEALCKR, from the coding sequence ATGCTTACAGTAGAAAAAATCGGCGGAACATCCATGTCGCAGTTTCAGGATGTGTTGCAAAACATCATTAAGGGCAACCGCAAGGGCGATGAGTATTACAACCGGATATTTGTCGTCTCGGCATACAATAACGTCACCAACTGGTTACTGGAACACAAGAAAACAGGTGAACCCGGAATCTATAACAAGTTCCTCAGGGGCGAGGATTACAGCAGCGCACTCGATTCATTTTGTCAGCGACTGTTACTGATCAACGACGGATTTGCCGATATCGGGCTGGATCTGAAGGAGGCGCGCGACTTCATCCGTTTCAGGATCGACCAGGCCAAGACACTGCTCTACAGCTTGGGCAAGGTGCTGGCATCGGGATATGTGAATATGGCTGATATACACCTGGCTGCCAGGGAGATCCTGGCCTCTATCGGCGAGGCGCACTCGGGATGGAATTCGGTGAACATCCTGAACAACAACGGCATCAACGCGCGGTTTATCGATCTTTGCGGTTTTAACGACAACGAACCGCTGACTATCGACCAGCGGATCCATCGCGAATTTGCAGGGGTAGATTTCAGCAATATCGTTTGTGTCGCTACTGGCTATACCAAGGGAACCGAGGGGATCATGCGGGCATTCGACCGGGGTTACTCGGAGGTCACCTTCAGCAAGATTGCGGTTGAAGTGAAGGCCGACGAGGCGGTCATACACAAGGAGTACCACCTCTCCAGCGCAGATCCCAAGATTGTGGGAGTGGAGAACAGCATCCCCGTGGGACAAACCAACTACATCATTGCCGACCAGCTGGCCGATATCGGGATGGAGGCGATCCATCCGAAAGCGGCTAAACCCCTTGAGCTGGCGGGAATCAATATCCGGATCAAGAACACGTTCGAGCCGGAACACCCGGGAACCCTTATCTCCCGCGACTATGTCTCACCCGAACCGAGGGTGGAGATCGTATCGGGGTCGCGCAAGGTGATCGCCGTGGAGATCCATGATCCGATGATGGTGGGTGAAGTGGGTTACGACGCCCGGATCATGCACTATTTCCAGAAACATAACGTCAGCTATATCCTGAAGTCGACCAATGCCAACTCCATCACCATGGTGATCTGGGACAACGAACGGGCCAGCGAGCTGATCCGCGTACTCAAGGAGGTGTTCTATCAGGTTACGGTCAAGCCGGCGGCAATCATTTGTGCCATGGGAACCAATATCGCGATGCCCGGCTTCCTCTACCGGGCCGCAAAGGCATTGCACGAAAAGGGTATAAACGTGGAGAGTTTCGCCCAGTCGCTGATGCAGGTGAACATGCAGTTCGTCATCTCGCGTGAACATTACGAGGAGGGTGTGATAGCCCTTAACGAGGCCCTCTGTAAAAGATAG
- a CDS encoding 2-phosphosulfolactate phosphatase: MTVDICLSPVLYPHYQQENDLVVVADIFRATTTMCTAFNNGAAAIIPVADIEEARRYRAEGYLVGAERKTRRVEFADFGNSPFEYRPEIVAGREIVFTTTNGTRAIEAAKDCDRLLIGAFSNIDVVADACFSSGKRVVVLCAGWNGRVNLEDTLFGGALLERLSKRDEVVFGSDAARIALELWGKANRSPLDYLKKSDHYSRLTASGVEGDAAYCLQQNTAPVLPCYNRENGKLTLLR, translated from the coding sequence ATGACTGTCGATATTTGCCTTTCACCGGTTCTTTACCCCCATTATCAACAAGAGAACGATCTGGTTGTGGTGGCCGATATATTCCGGGCTACCACTACCATGTGTACTGCATTCAACAACGGAGCTGCAGCCATAATCCCGGTTGCCGACATCGAAGAGGCAAGGCGGTACCGGGCAGAAGGGTATCTGGTAGGAGCCGAACGGAAAACCCGCCGTGTGGAGTTTGCCGATTTCGGCAACTCACCGTTTGAATACAGGCCGGAAATAGTGGCGGGCCGTGAGATTGTCTTCACCACGACCAACGGCACAAGGGCCATTGAGGCGGCAAAAGATTGTGACAGACTGTTAATCGGGGCATTTTCCAATATCGATGTAGTGGCCGATGCCTGTTTTTCGTCGGGAAAGAGGGTGGTTGTCTTGTGCGCCGGCTGGAACGGTAGAGTAAACCTGGAAGATACGCTGTTTGGCGGTGCGCTTCTGGAAAGGTTGTCGAAAAGGGATGAGGTGGTTTTCGGATCGGATGCCGCACGGATAGCATTGGAGTTGTGGGGAAAGGCCAACCGCTCCCCCCTGGATTACCTGAAAAAGAGCGACCATTACAGTCGCCTTACAGCCAGCGGGGTGGAAGGAGATGCCGCCTACTGCCTGCAGCAGAACACAGCTCCGGTCTTACCCTGCTATAACCGGGAAAACGGGAAGTTGACCCTCTTGCGGTAA